In Synechococcus sp. KORDI-52, one genomic interval encodes:
- the psbD gene encoding photosystem II D2 protein (photosystem q(a) protein) has product MTIAVGRAPQRGWFDVLDDWLKRDRFVFVGWSGILLFPTAYLAIGGWLTGTTFVTSWYTHGIASSYLEGCNFLTAAVSTPADAMGHSLLLLWGPEAQGDFVRWCQLGGLWAFVALHGAFALIGFMLRQFEIARLVGIRPYNAIAFSGPIAVFVSVFLMYPLGQSSWFFAPSFGVAAIFRFLLFLQGFHNWTLNPFHMMGVAGILGGALLCAIHGATVENTLFEDGEQANTFKAFEPTQEEETYSMVTANRFWSQIFGIAFSNKRWLHFFMLFVPVMGLWTSSIGIIGLALNLRAYDFVSQEIRAAEDPEFETFYTKNILLNEGLRAWMAPADQPHENFVFPEEVLPRGNAL; this is encoded by the coding sequence ATGACGATCGCTGTAGGACGCGCGCCTCAGCGGGGATGGTTCGACGTCCTCGATGACTGGCTCAAGCGCGACCGCTTCGTTTTTGTCGGCTGGTCCGGCATTCTTCTCTTCCCAACGGCCTACCTGGCCATCGGTGGCTGGCTCACCGGCACCACCTTTGTCACCTCCTGGTACACCCACGGCATTGCCTCTTCGTACCTGGAAGGTTGCAACTTCCTCACCGCTGCTGTGTCCACCCCCGCTGATGCGATGGGTCACAGCCTCCTCCTCCTCTGGGGTCCGGAAGCCCAGGGTGACTTCGTTCGCTGGTGTCAGCTCGGCGGCCTCTGGGCCTTCGTGGCTCTGCACGGCGCCTTCGCGCTGATCGGCTTCATGCTCCGTCAGTTCGAGATCGCTCGTTTGGTCGGCATCCGCCCCTACAACGCCATCGCCTTCTCCGGCCCGATTGCGGTGTTCGTCAGCGTCTTCCTGATGTACCCCCTCGGCCAGAGCAGCTGGTTCTTCGCGCCCTCCTTCGGGGTGGCTGCGATCTTCCGCTTCCTCCTCTTCCTCCAGGGCTTCCATAACTGGACCCTGAACCCCTTCCACATGATGGGCGTCGCCGGCATCCTCGGCGGTGCACTGCTTTGCGCCATCCACGGCGCCACCGTGGAAAACACCTTGTTTGAGGACGGCGAGCAGGCCAACACCTTCAAGGCGTTCGAGCCCACCCAGGAAGAAGAGACCTATTCCATGGTCACCGCCAACCGCTTCTGGAGTCAGATCTTCGGAATCGCCTTCTCCAACAAGCGCTGGCTGCACTTCTTCATGCTTTTCGTGCCTGTGATGGGCCTGTGGACCAGCTCCATTGGCATCATCGGCCTGGCCCTCAACCTGCGCGCCTACGACTTCGTGTCCCAGGAAATCCGCGCTGCAGAAGATCCCGAATTCGAGACCTTCTACACCAAGAACATCCTTCTGAATGAAGGTCTGCGTGCCTGGATGGCACCGGCTGACCAGCCGCACGAAAACTTCGTCTTCCCTGAAGAGGTTCTGCCCCGCGGCAACGCCCTCTGA